The Aggregatilinea lenta genome includes a region encoding these proteins:
- a CDS encoding secondary thiamine-phosphate synthase enzyme YjbQ produces the protein MFTERLKTERNGVVDITEGVRRAVASSQVQEGIAVVMVPHTTAALTIISFPDPLGLEDVNDEISRLIPTRIDFKHQHDTPQDAAGHVKSVLVGASLSLIVSDGDLVLGHSQAIYFFEFDGPRQRQYNVQVIGQ, from the coding sequence ATGTTCACGGAACGGCTCAAAACCGAGCGTAACGGCGTGGTGGACATCACCGAGGGGGTGCGGCGCGCCGTAGCGTCCTCGCAGGTGCAGGAAGGCATCGCCGTGGTGATGGTCCCGCACACGACCGCCGCCCTGACCATCATCTCGTTTCCCGATCCGCTGGGGCTGGAAGACGTCAACGACGAAATCAGCCGCCTGATCCCGACGCGCATCGACTTCAAGCACCAGCACGACACGCCCCAGGACGCCGCCGGACACGTCAAATCGGTGCTGGTCGGCGCGTCGCTGTCGCTGATCGTATCGGACGGGGATCTGGTATTGGGCCATTCGCAGGCGATTTATTTCTTCGAGTTCGACGGACCGCGCCAGCGGCAATATAACGTCCAGGTCATCGGCCAATAA
- a CDS encoding ABC transporter substrate-binding protein, which translates to MKTKKITLVLVAVLLLGTLASGATAQARQRETISMWFWGAPPEHQVTMNEVLVEPYNASQDEYELVIEFRNTVDNDIAVALAAGEGPDIVYGSGPSFVAPYAAAGKLASMDPYSEQYGWQDRILAPIYESGTVNGELYALPNSLNTLGIFYNKAVLEEYGWEPPTTIEDLEAIMDAAMEEGLYASVTGNKGWRPVNENYTSLFLTHMAGPEAVYEALTGARPWNSPEIAAAVEKSAEWYQKGYLAGEDYINLNFNDAVQLLAAHESPFFIGPTLVFQFATQFFNEESGNVDELGFIPFPSIGDLPYPLYTLGTTASLSINGSSEHKDAAAAIIDRMMTQDFLVQMTERWPGYWGVPVKELDVNPDDFQGLSREYLIAIQDMITAVNEGHFGYFSATFFPPATQQEFINVDTVWLDTASVDEFLTRVDEVFAEELEKQMVPPIPVPGE; encoded by the coding sequence ATGAAGACGAAAAAGATAACATTGGTGCTGGTCGCTGTGCTGTTGCTGGGCACGCTGGCCAGCGGTGCCACCGCCCAGGCGCGTCAGCGCGAGACGATCTCGATGTGGTTCTGGGGCGCTCCCCCAGAGCATCAGGTGACCATGAACGAAGTGCTCGTCGAGCCGTACAACGCCTCGCAGGACGAGTACGAGCTGGTGATCGAGTTCCGCAACACCGTAGACAACGACATCGCCGTGGCGCTGGCCGCCGGTGAAGGCCCGGACATCGTGTACGGGTCCGGCCCGTCGTTCGTAGCCCCCTACGCCGCTGCTGGCAAGCTGGCATCGATGGATCCGTATTCCGAGCAGTACGGCTGGCAGGATCGCATCCTGGCCCCGATTTACGAATCGGGCACGGTTAACGGCGAGCTGTACGCACTGCCCAACTCGCTGAACACGCTCGGCATCTTCTATAACAAGGCCGTGCTCGAAGAATACGGCTGGGAGCCGCCAACCACGATCGAGGACCTGGAAGCGATCATGGATGCCGCGATGGAAGAGGGTCTCTACGCTTCCGTCACCGGCAACAAGGGCTGGCGGCCCGTTAACGAAAACTACACCTCGCTGTTCCTGACGCATATGGCCGGGCCGGAAGCCGTGTACGAAGCGCTGACCGGCGCGCGCCCGTGGAACTCGCCCGAAATCGCCGCTGCCGTCGAGAAGTCGGCGGAGTGGTACCAGAAGGGCTATCTGGCCGGGGAAGATTACATCAACCTCAACTTTAACGATGCGGTGCAGCTTCTGGCCGCGCACGAATCGCCGTTCTTCATCGGCCCGACGCTGGTCTTCCAGTTTGCGACGCAGTTTTTCAACGAGGAAAGCGGCAACGTGGACGAACTGGGCTTCATCCCGTTCCCGTCCATCGGCGACCTGCCGTACCCGCTGTATACGCTGGGGACCACCGCTTCGCTGTCGATCAACGGCAGCTCCGAGCATAAGGACGCCGCCGCGGCCATCATCGACCGTATGATGACGCAGGACTTCCTGGTCCAGATGACCGAGCGTTGGCCCGGTTACTGGGGTGTGCCGGTGAAGGAACTGGACGTGAACCCCGACGACTTCCAGGGCTTGTCGCGCGAGTATCTCATCGCGATCCAGGACATGATCACCGCCGTCAACGAGGGCCACTTCGGTTACTTCTCCGCGACCTTCTTCCCGCCCGCGACGCAGCAGGAGTTCATTAACGTCGATACGGTCTGGCTCGACACGGCCTCGGTCGACGAGTTCCTGACGCGCGTCGACGAGGTCTTCGCCGAGGAGCTTGAGAAACAAATGGTGCCGCCGATCCCCGTGCCGGGTGAATAG
- a CDS encoding carbohydrate kinase family protein, translated as MQPVQYVSVANIISDDLILPHGTQRVGLLGGAGTYAAAGMRLWSNAVGIVSGVGEDFDALLGGWFRQNGIDTRGLDVRAPQTPHSTINYASDDDRVEDPQFGPEHFKRMEPTLADLPPEYHKARGLYLFRDANPAYWDLVYAFQAIAPRRPIIVWELHAGAAEARQWDAAAAILARIDLVSLNVAEARALCRLAEPHDIVRKLLGAGVGAVALRLGAEGTIAADREARWHIPIYPVEVADVTGAGNAFTGGFLVGYCMSGGDVRRAGCCGAAAASFMLEQFGPPRCMDAALEAEARRRADLLTPTRID; from the coding sequence ATGCAACCAGTTCAGTATGTGTCGGTTGCCAACATCATTAGCGATGACCTTATCCTGCCGCATGGCACGCAGCGGGTCGGGCTGCTGGGCGGCGCGGGAACCTACGCGGCGGCGGGCATGCGCCTGTGGTCGAATGCAGTGGGCATCGTCTCCGGCGTAGGTGAAGACTTCGACGCACTGCTGGGCGGCTGGTTCCGCCAGAACGGGATCGACACGCGGGGCCTGGACGTGCGCGCGCCCCAAACGCCCCACTCCACCATCAATTACGCCTCCGACGACGACCGCGTCGAAGATCCGCAGTTTGGACCGGAACACTTCAAGCGCATGGAGCCGACCCTGGCCGATCTGCCGCCCGAATACCACAAAGCGCGCGGGCTGTACCTGTTCCGCGACGCCAATCCCGCGTACTGGGACCTTGTGTATGCCTTCCAGGCCATCGCGCCGCGCCGCCCGATCATCGTATGGGAGTTGCACGCAGGCGCGGCGGAGGCGCGCCAGTGGGATGCAGCGGCGGCGATCCTGGCGCGCATCGACCTTGTATCGCTGAACGTGGCCGAAGCCCGCGCGCTGTGCCGCCTCGCGGAACCACACGACATTGTGCGAAAATTACTCGGCGCGGGCGTGGGTGCGGTCGCGCTGAGGCTCGGCGCAGAGGGAACCATCGCGGCGGACCGGGAAGCAAGGTGGCACATCCCGATCTACCCGGTCGAAGTCGCGGACGTCACCGGCGCGGGCAACGCCTTCACAGGCGGCTTTCTCGTCGGCTACTGCATGTCCGGCGGAGACGTCCGGCGCGCGGGGTGCTGTGGAGCCGCCGCCGCCTCGTTCATGCTGGAACAGTTCGGACCGCCGCGCTGCATGGACGCCGCGCTCGAAGCCGAAGCCCGGCGGCGCGCCGATCTATTGACGCCCACTCGCATCGACTAA
- a CDS encoding nucleoside hydrolase, translating to MKRVLIDCDPGIDDALALILAVKSGGLAIEAITTVTGNLTADRCYRNVLKVLALLGADPLPMGQGPLKPLIRAFPSDPFSHGADGLGNTNLPEPDLPASIPYAPNVIVETVNRHAGDITLIATGPLTNVALALMQDPDLPQKVQQLIIIGGAFGFDRSAALNATGDNPVSEWNIYVDPEAAKLVFHAGFRLAALGLDVATHHDINLLEPEIERLKAATTPEAKFALDIIAFTTGRGFGTYTALIDSTAIAAALHPDLFEFVPIHVDVETQGELTRGETVTDIRNNFRWTHLPAIDAACGADFDAFRDLVVTTLCQ from the coding sequence ATGAAGCGAGTGTTGATCGACTGCGATCCCGGAATCGACGATGCGTTGGCTCTCATTCTCGCCGTCAAGTCCGGGGGACTGGCGATTGAGGCCATCACCACCGTCACCGGCAACCTGACGGCGGATCGCTGCTACCGCAACGTGCTGAAGGTGCTGGCGCTGCTGGGCGCGGACCCGCTCCCGATGGGCCAGGGGCCGCTGAAGCCGCTCATTCGCGCGTTCCCGTCCGACCCGTTTTCGCACGGCGCGGACGGGCTTGGAAATACCAACCTGCCGGAGCCGGACCTGCCCGCCAGCATCCCCTACGCGCCGAACGTCATCGTAGAAACGGTCAACCGCCACGCGGGTGACATCACGCTGATCGCCACCGGGCCGCTGACCAACGTCGCGCTGGCACTGATGCAAGATCCCGATCTGCCCCAAAAAGTGCAGCAGCTGATCATCATCGGCGGCGCGTTCGGCTTCGACCGCAGCGCGGCGCTCAACGCCACGGGCGACAACCCGGTGAGCGAGTGGAACATCTACGTCGATCCCGAAGCGGCCAAGCTCGTCTTTCACGCCGGGTTCAGGCTGGCGGCGCTCGGCCTGGACGTGGCGACACACCACGACATCAACCTGCTGGAACCGGAGATCGAGCGCCTGAAAGCCGCCACGACGCCGGAAGCGAAATTCGCGCTGGACATCATCGCCTTCACCACGGGGCGCGGCTTTGGAACCTACACCGCGCTGATCGACTCGACCGCGATCGCGGCGGCGCTGCACCCGGACCTGTTCGAGTTCGTCCCGATCCACGTGGACGTCGAGACGCAGGGTGAGCTGACGCGCGGCGAAACCGTGACCGACATCCGCAACAACTTCCGCTGGACTCATCTCCCCGCCATCGACGCGGCGTGCGGGGCCGACTTCGATGCCTTCCGCGACCTCGTCGTGACGACCCTTTGCCAGTGA
- a CDS encoding nucleoside phosphorylase, whose amino-acid sequence MQESIKKLYDRYDYAPNVPLKGLLIDGKPALTGIDPARIGDYVILTVRDPLCDYVDDPAAQIAQHLEGAEMIARTGMFTTYTGTFEGARISIVSGGSGSPEAELVLHEFIENTDASTYVRVGGSGGMHESVRPGDVVISRGVVRDEGMTQAYVAPSYPAAASYEVVMAFVQAAYDLGVSFHVGVTRSSDSDFCGVGRPSVGGYMQPRHLEVIDYYRRAGVLNGDRESAAVVTLATLFGKRGGSICSVADNIVTGESFTAGAGHDTAIRVALKGFSVLHRMDLEKQRAGQDFWTPSLRGGTA is encoded by the coding sequence ATGCAAGAGTCGATCAAGAAGCTCTATGACCGCTACGACTACGCGCCCAACGTGCCGCTGAAGGGCCTGCTCATCGACGGCAAGCCCGCCCTGACCGGCATCGATCCGGCGCGCATCGGGGATTACGTGATCCTCACCGTGCGCGATCCGCTGTGCGACTACGTGGACGACCCCGCCGCGCAGATCGCGCAGCACCTCGAAGGCGCGGAGATGATCGCGCGTACGGGCATGTTCACCACCTACACCGGCACGTTCGAAGGCGCGCGGATCAGCATCGTGAGCGGCGGCAGCGGATCCCCAGAAGCCGAATTGGTGCTGCACGAGTTCATCGAAAACACCGACGCCAGCACCTACGTCCGTGTGGGCGGGTCGGGCGGCATGCACGAGTCGGTGCGACCGGGCGACGTGGTGATCAGCCGGGGCGTCGTGCGCGACGAGGGCATGACGCAGGCGTACGTCGCGCCGTCCTACCCCGCCGCGGCCAGTTACGAAGTTGTGATGGCGTTCGTGCAGGCTGCATACGATCTCGGCGTATCGTTTCACGTGGGCGTTACACGCTCCAGCGACAGCGACTTCTGCGGCGTGGGGCGGCCTTCGGTCGGCGGCTACATGCAGCCGCGCCACCTCGAAGTGATCGACTACTACCGGCGCGCGGGGGTACTCAACGGCGACCGCGAATCGGCGGCGGTGGTCACGCTGGCAACCCTGTTCGGCAAGCGCGGCGGCTCGATCTGCTCCGTGGCGGACAATATCGTCACGGGCGAATCCTTCACCGCCGGGGCCGGACACGACACCGCGATCCGCGTCGCGTTGAAGGGATTCAGCGTGCTGCACCGGATGGACCTCGAAAAGCAGCGCGCCGGGCAGGATTTCTGGACGCCCTCGCTGCGCGGCGGGACCGCGTAA
- a CDS encoding GntR family transcriptional regulator: MGKIDRESPVPAYYQIALDLQSRIAKQEWRAGENIPSETALAKQYGVSRVTMRQALAELAKDGLLERRQGSGTFVSQEPIPLVHDQSLPHIMAGRLHSRGLVTSSRVVAAHTFPDPTPQVQDHLRISAETPVAYLKRILLIGNQPAALNRSWFDQSLCPGITEQDLIDGSLSRTLRERYGLVPAYADNWLEAVRGTRETLDLLELDGGLDTPMILLQSVSYLADGIPLEYSITEWLGDRIRFNFRSPFAHESTDRRYGMRIGLTSDSVPIPED, from the coding sequence ATGGGAAAAATTGACCGAGAGTCGCCAGTTCCAGCCTACTACCAGATCGCGCTCGATTTGCAGAGCCGCATCGCCAAGCAGGAATGGCGGGCCGGGGAGAATATCCCATCCGAAACGGCGCTCGCCAAACAGTACGGCGTCAGCCGGGTGACGATGCGCCAGGCGCTCGCGGAACTGGCGAAGGATGGCCTGCTGGAGCGGCGGCAGGGCAGCGGCACGTTTGTCAGCCAGGAGCCGATCCCGCTGGTGCATGACCAGAGCCTGCCGCATATCATGGCCGGGCGACTGCACAGCCGGGGGCTGGTGACCTCGTCGCGCGTGGTGGCGGCGCACACCTTCCCCGATCCGACGCCGCAGGTGCAGGATCACCTACGAATCTCGGCAGAGACACCTGTTGCCTATTTAAAACGCATCCTGCTGATCGGCAACCAGCCCGCCGCGCTCAACCGCTCGTGGTTCGACCAGTCGCTGTGTCCCGGTATCACCGAGCAGGACCTGATCGATGGATCGCTGTCAAGGACGCTGCGCGAGCGGTACGGGCTGGTGCCCGCCTACGCCGACAACTGGCTGGAAGCGGTGCGCGGCACGCGCGAGACGCTCGATCTGCTGGAGCTGGACGGGGGCCTCGACACCCCCATGATTTTGCTGCAATCCGTGTCATACCTCGCGGATGGGATCCCGCTCGAATACTCGATCACCGAGTGGCTGGGCGACCGCATCCGCTTCAACTTCCGCTCGCCCTTCGCGCACGAATCGACCGACCGGCGCTACGGCATGCGGATAGGCTTAACCAGCGACTCTGTGCCGATCCCTGAAGATTGA
- a CDS encoding SIS domain-containing protein: MPSSDSSNPMRDQVFSLPTLIREQIWTLEGRTRKIVTTPEMFAVRDVVLTGSGDSYIGAMAAEAAFVELAGVRAQALSAMQASRYHARRFDWQYPSNPLVLAVSNSGEVARVVEAVQHYNDCGALTVAITGNPGSRLGHAASRVVEVTIPPFASAPGVRSYYGSLLTLYLLAIRMAEVRGQVTADEAMDLRRELETAADAVDAVIAQMDQPLQRLAQEWASLPAVELLGSGPDRATAAYGAAKLLEAVGVHAAHQDVEEWVHQEYFVADAARTGTILICPVDSPAFSRAVEVEGYLRTLQRPYLVLSGGPAAAAFGQVLAHTQTIRPVFAPLLYSAPLALFAAYLSAETGAAYGRGASGPWADCHDGATTRNSLIL, encoded by the coding sequence ATGCCCTCATCCGACTCTTCCAACCCCATGCGCGATCAGGTATTCAGTCTGCCAACGCTGATTCGTGAGCAAATCTGGACGCTCGAAGGCCGCACGCGCAAGATCGTCACCACGCCGGAGATGTTCGCCGTGCGAGACGTCGTGCTGACCGGCAGCGGCGATTCGTACATCGGCGCGATGGCGGCGGAAGCGGCGTTCGTCGAACTGGCGGGAGTGCGCGCCCAGGCCCTGAGCGCGATGCAGGCCTCGCGCTACCACGCCCGCCGCTTCGACTGGCAATATCCCTCCAATCCCCTGGTACTGGCCGTAAGCAATTCCGGCGAAGTGGCGCGCGTCGTCGAGGCTGTGCAGCACTACAACGACTGCGGCGCGCTGACGGTGGCGATCACCGGCAACCCCGGCAGCCGCCTCGGACACGCCGCCAGCCGCGTCGTCGAGGTCACGATTCCGCCGTTCGCCTCCGCGCCCGGCGTCCGCTCCTATTACGGATCGCTGCTGACGCTGTACCTGCTCGCCATCCGCATGGCCGAAGTGCGCGGACAGGTCACCGCTGACGAAGCGATGGACCTGCGCCGCGAGTTGGAAACCGCAGCGGACGCCGTCGACGCGGTGATCGCGCAGATGGATCAGCCGCTTCAACGCCTCGCGCAGGAGTGGGCGTCACTGCCCGCCGTCGAGCTGTTGGGCAGTGGGCCGGATCGCGCCACCGCCGCCTATGGCGCGGCCAAGCTGCTGGAAGCGGTCGGCGTGCACGCCGCGCATCAGGACGTCGAGGAGTGGGTGCACCAGGAATATTTCGTCGCGGATGCGGCCCGCACGGGCACGATCCTGATCTGCCCGGTGGATTCACCCGCCTTCAGCCGCGCGGTGGAGGTCGAAGGATACCTGCGCACGCTCCAGCGCCCCTACCTCGTCCTCAGTGGCGGCCCGGCGGCGGCGGCGTTCGGGCAGGTCCTGGCCCACACACAGACGATCCGCCCGGTCTTCGCCCCGCTGCTCTACAGCGCGCCGCTGGCCCTCTTCGCGGCATATCTCTCCGCCGAAACCGGCGCGGCGTACGGGCGCGGAGCCAGCGGACCGTGGGCCGACTGCCACGACGGCGCGACGACGCGCAACAGCCTGATTCTTTGA
- a CDS encoding carbohydrate ABC transporter permease: MKSLRYYLLVMPALLLSLSIIAVPGLLTVYVSFTDWNGVSPHMNWIGLGNYRSIVDDKVFWQALTNNFRWTLLFLTIPVFIGLLTAMLLLRRKHGRTAYQIIFLFPYVLAPVTNAILWLNIMLNPLTGVVGYLRDYGFPLRSPLGNLDTALYTVATVDIWHYWGFLTIVYLAALRQTPQELVEAARVEGANGWQLFRHIYLPSIRPTVQLMFVMIIIFSFLTFDYIYLLTGGGPAHATEMLSTYAYTFAFLTFQFGKASAVGLVMSLFGLSASFLYVWLSRKDIGA, encoded by the coding sequence ATGAAGTCGCTGCGTTATTACCTGCTGGTGATGCCTGCGCTGCTCTTGAGCCTGTCGATTATCGCCGTTCCCGGCCTGCTGACCGTCTACGTGTCGTTTACCGACTGGAACGGCGTCTCGCCGCACATGAACTGGATCGGGCTGGGGAACTACCGGAGCATCGTCGACGACAAGGTGTTCTGGCAGGCGCTGACGAATAACTTTCGTTGGACGCTGCTGTTCCTGACCATCCCGGTGTTCATCGGCCTGCTGACGGCAATGCTGCTGCTGCGCCGCAAACATGGCCGCACCGCGTACCAGATTATCTTTCTGTTCCCCTACGTGCTGGCCCCCGTCACCAACGCGATCCTGTGGCTGAATATCATGTTGAATCCGCTGACGGGTGTGGTGGGCTATTTGCGTGATTACGGCTTCCCGCTGCGCTCGCCGCTGGGTAACCTCGACACCGCGCTGTACACCGTCGCTACGGTGGATATCTGGCACTACTGGGGCTTTCTGACGATTGTGTACCTCGCCGCGCTGCGCCAGACGCCGCAGGAACTGGTCGAAGCGGCGCGGGTGGAGGGCGCGAACGGCTGGCAGTTGTTCCGGCATATTTATCTGCCTTCGATCCGGCCCACCGTGCAGTTGATGTTCGTCATGATCATCATCTTCTCGTTCCTGACGTTCGACTATATTTACCTGCTGACGGGCGGCGGCCCCGCCCACGCGACGGAAATGTTGAGTACCTACGCCTACACCTTCGCCTTCCTGACGTTCCAGTTCGGCAAAGCGTCGGCGGTGGGGCTGGTGATGAGCCTGTTCGGGCTGTCGGCTTCCTTCCTGTACGTCTGGCTCAGTCGAAAGGACATTGGCGCATGA